The proteins below are encoded in one region of Neofelis nebulosa isolate mNeoNeb1 chromosome 17, mNeoNeb1.pri, whole genome shotgun sequence:
- the ZNF805 gene encoding zinc finger protein 805 isoform X4 yields MLENCGLLVSLGCPVPRPELICQLARGQEPWTAKRGLSQNTYPGDKGKPKATVSAIGEPALSEGAPVQEQLIQGVAGDSQKRQTKDQDGSLEMQEGHLRPEIDPQKEKLPGKSSSEDGNIGTADNVCSRIVQEPVPLRGAVHDHDSCGSGKDPMIQEEENIFKCNECGKIFNKKRLLARHERIHSGVKPYECTECGKTFSKSTYLLQHHMVHTGEKPYKCMECGKAFNRKSHLTQHQRIHSGEKPYKCNECGKAFTHRSTFVLHNRSHTGEKPFVCKECGKAFRDRPGFIRHYIIHSGENPYECFECGKVFKHRSYLMWHQQTHTGEKPYECSECGKAFCESAALIHHYVIHTGEKPFECLECGKAFNHRSYLKRHQRIHTGEKPYVCTECGKAFTHCSTFILHKRAHTGEKPFECKECGKAFSNRADLIRHFSIHTGEKPYECMECGKAFNRRSGLTRHQRIHSGEKPYECVECGKTFCWSTNLIRHSIIHTGEKPYECSECGKAFSRSSSLTQHQRIHTGRHPVSGSAAEVGRPFASGQSSVNLQELLLGKDFLNVATEETSYSESDHSYQRETPQFSSL; encoded by the coding sequence GTGACAAAGGAAAACCCAAGGCCACAGTATCTGCCATTGGTGAGCCAGCCCTGTCTGAGGGCGCCCCCGTCCAGGAACAACTAATACAAGGAGTTGCAGGAGACTCCCAGAAGCGCCAAACCAAGGATCAGGATGGGTCATTGGAAATGCAAGAAGGACATTTGAGACCAGAGATAGATCCCCAGAAGGAGAAACTCCCTGGGAAATCAAGCTCTGAAGATGGCAACATAGGGACAGCTGATAATGTGTGTTCAAGAATTGTACAGGAGCCAGTCCCTCTGCGAGGTGCTGTCCATGACCATGACTCGTGTGGATCAGGTAAAGATCCCATgattcaagaagaagaaaatatctttaaatgcaACGAATGTGGGAAAATTTTTAACAAGAAACGCCTCCTTGCTCGACACGAGAGAATTCACTCTGGGGTGAAGCCCTATGAATGCACTGAGTGTGGGAAAACCTTTAGTAAAAGCACTTACCTCCTCCAGCACCACATGGTCCACACCGGGGAGAAGCCCTATAAGTGCATGGAGTGCGGGAAGGCCTTCAACCGCAAGTCACACCTTACCCAGCACCAGCGGATTCACAGTGGAGAGAAGCCTTATAAGTGCAACGAGTGTGGAAAGGCCTTCACCCACCGCTCCACTTTTGTCTTGCATAACAGGAGCCACACCGGAGAGAAACCTTTTGTGTGCAAAGAGTGTGGAAAAGCCTTCCGAGATAGGCCGGGTTTCATACGTCACTACATCATCCACAGTGGCGAGAATCCCTACGAATGCTTCGAGTGTGGCAAGGTCTTCAAACACAGGTCCTACCTCATGTGGCACCAGCAGACTCACACTGGGGAGAAGCCCTACGAGTGCAGCGAGTGCGGGAAGGCCTTCTGTGAGAGCGCGGCCCTCATTCACCACTACGTCATCCACACGGGGGAGAAGCCCTTCGAGTGCCTGGAGTGCGGGAAGGCCTTCAACCACAGGTCCTACCTCAAGAGGCACCAGAGGATCCACACCGGGGAGAAGCCCTATGTGTGCACTGAGTGTGGAAAGGCCTTCACCCACTGTTCCACTTTCATCTTGCACAAAAGGGCCCACACTGGAGAAAAACCTTTTGAGTGcaaagaatgtgggaaagcctttagcaATCGTGCAGACCTCATCCGACACTTCAGCATCCACACCGGGGAGAAGCCCTACGAGTGCATGGAATGCGGGAAGGCCTTCAACCGCCGCTCGGGGCTCACGAGGCACCAGCGGATTCACagtggagagaaaccctatgaatgtgtCGAGTGTGGGAAAACCTTCTGCTGGAGTACAAACCTTATTCGACACTCCATCATCCACACCGGGGAGAAGCCCTATGAATGCAGCGAGTGTGGAAAGGCCTTCAGTCGTAGCTCCTCCCTCACTCAGCATCAGAGGATTCATACTGGGAGACACCCCGTCAGTGGCAGTGCAGCAGAAGTGGGGAGACCCTTCGCGAGCGGGCAGTCCTCGGTCAACCTCCAAGAGCTCCTGTTGGGGAAAGACTTTTTGAATGTAGCCACTGAGGAAACCTCTTACTCAGAATCTGATCATTCATACCAAAGAGAAACCCCTCAGTTTTCTTCCCTGTGA